In a single window of the Jaculus jaculus isolate mJacJac1 chromosome 9, mJacJac1.mat.Y.cur, whole genome shotgun sequence genome:
- the Plagl1 gene encoding zinc finger protein PLAGL1 yields MAPFRCQTCGKSFLTLEKFTIHSYSHSRERPFKCSQTDCGKAFVSKYKLMRHMATHSPQKSHQCAHCEKTFNRKDHLKNHLQTHDPNKMSFVCEECGKKYHTVLGYKRHMALHRANSGDLTCGVCSLELVSTEVLLQHLKSHAEEKPPSGSREKKHQCDHCDRSFYTRKDVRRHLVVHTGCKDFLCQFCAQRFGRKDHLTRHTKKTHSQELMKESYQAGDLLATFHTLPPAFQLKAALAPYPMAGPPQNGLAGGIPAEVHGLTLGPPDQIVQQVPPMPEVLAPLHPVVAPSSPPPPLQNHKYTAGAAPYAPLGGLPLKADAKVFCSMSLFEELPLPEPQSPHKLNPGFELAKGGPGKVTLPKELPAEAVNLAIPASLEISSLLGFWQLPPPAPQNGFAGNTLPLAPGEPLPHVIGCLGQQPQEAPIAVGTVTLGQLPLPPIPHVFTTGTNTAILPHFHHAFR; encoded by the exons ATGGCCCCGTTCCGCTGCCAGACATGTGGCAAGTCATTCCTCACCCTGGAGAAGTTCACGATCCACAGTTATTCCCACTCCAGGGAGCGGCCATTCAAGTGCTCCCAGACTGACTGTGGCAAGGCCTTCGTTTCCAAATATAAGTTGATGAG GCACATGGCCACACACTCGCCGCAAAAGTCTCACCAGTGTGCTCACTGTGAGAAGACCTTCAACCGGAAGGACCACCTGAAGAACCACCTGCAGACCCACGACCCCAACAAGATGTCCTTCGTGTGCGAGGAGTGTGGCAAGAAGTACCACACCGTGCTGGGCTACAAGAGGCACATGGCTCTGCACAGGGCCAACAGCGGCGACCTCACCTGCGGGGTGTGCTCCCTGGAGCTGGTGAGCACCGAGGTCCTCCTGCAGCACCTCAAGTCCCATGCCGAGGAGAAGCCCCCGAGCGGAAGCCGCGAGAAGAAGCACCAGTGCGACCACTGCGACAGGTCCTTCTACACCCGCAAGGATGTGCGCCGCCACCTCGTGGTCCACACAGGATGCAAAGATTTCCTGTGCCAGTTCTGCGCCCAGAGATTTGGGCGCAAAGATCACCTCACTAGGCACACCAAGAAGACACACTCCCAGGAGCTGATGAAAGAGAGCTATCAGGCAGGTGACCTTCTTGCCACCTTCCACACCCTCCCACCTGCCTTCCAGCTGAAGGCTGCCTTGGCTCCTTACCCCATGGCAGGGCCCCCCCAGAATGGGCTTGCGGGGGGCATTCCAGCTGAGGTTCACGGCCTCACCCTGGGGCCCCCAGATCAAATTGTCCAGCAGGTGCCACCCATGCCAGAGGTCCTGGCTCCTCTGCACCCAGTGGTAGCCCCCAGCTCTCCTCCTCCACCCCTTCAGAATCACAAGTACACGGCTGGGGCTGCCCCGTACGCCCCGCTGGGCGGCCTGCCGCTGAAAGCAGACGCTAAAGTGTTCTGCAGTATGAGTCTGTTTGAGGAGCTGCCCCTGCCCGAGCCCCAGTCGCCTCACAAGCTGAACCCGGGCTTTGAGCTAGCTAAGGGAGGGCCTGGGAAAGTCACCCTGCCCAAAGAGCTGCCGGCAGAAGCTGTGAATCTGGCGATTCCTGCCTCTCTGGAAATTTCCTCCCTGTTGGGCTTTTGGCAGCtgccccctccagctccccaaaatGGCTTTGCGGGCAACACTCTTCCcctggcacctggggaaccgctGCCCCATGTGATAGGTTGTTTGGGGCAGCAACCTCAAGAAGCCCCCATAGCAGTGGGTACCGTGACCCTGGGCCAGCTGCCGCTGCCCCCCATCCCTCACGTTTTCACAACCGGTACCAACACTGCCATCCTGCCTCACTTCCACCATGCATTCAGATAA